The genomic DNA CGGCCTTCGCGGCCACAGAGCCCGACACACGATCCGTTACCAGCAGTCCCGCCTGAGCATCCCTATCCCCCAGCATTACGCCAAGCCTGACCCCCTTCGGTTTGAATACCTCGTACTCCTGATAGACCAGATAGTCGACCGCTCGCATTGGAAAGCTCGGAATCTGCGCATCCATGAGTTGGTCAAGCTTCTCTTCGGGGACTTCGAGGTTATGCCCCCCCACCAGGGTATAGGGGAGCGGCAGCCGGCGATGCACCCGGCGTGGGACGCCAAAGCCATAACTCACGTGCCAACCTCCGGCAACAATAACCATGTGGTGATCGGGGTGTTCCCGCATATAGTCGGCCACTGCAGTGGCCATCGCCTCATCCCACAGGGTTTGACGGCGGAAGAAACTCTCCACTATAGGCGCCCCTGCCTCATGGACGGCGAAAATCTTTTCAATCATCGCACGCTGATAGGGATCGCTCATATCCATCTCGGGGAGTTTCTCCCGGGTCTCATGATCGAGTTTATCCAGTGGCGTCATACTGACCTTGCGTCCTAACGCTTTGGGAACATTGAGGCCAATCACCGGGATTTTCTGATCACGACTGAACTCCAGTAGCTCACGATAGAGTTCAAAATCGGTGCCCCAGTTCTCGAACCAGCGACTTTCTCGCAAGAACTCCTTCTCACTCAACTCACCAGCCACCCACCGATTGAGCGCTCGCTGCTGTTTGCTGTTGAACATTTCCATCCCCAGAGCCACCTGGCCGGGATAACGAGCCTGCATCGCCTTTAAGATCTCAAGCTGCAGACGGTGCGATGCAGGATTATCGTGCTGCTCGCCTACGTAGACCAGCGGGTAGCGGATTAAGCTGGAAAACAGATCCTGTTGGTTGATGTAGTGCCCGGTCGCGGTATGGAGGATATCACCGATTTCTGGTGTTCTAGTGGGTGGATAAGGTGCTTCACTGTCCCATTGGGGGGATGTATGACTACACCCTCCCAGAATAAGAAAAAATGAATAAATCAGATTTCTCGTCAAACGACTCATCACATCTCCATAGTATTGACTGACGGTGGGGGTATTTCGCATTATATTATTTCTACATAACCACATTAGCTATTGTACCGTCAGCCAGGGAGATACCAATTCAAGTTCAAGGGTTTGGCCTGCCGCCTTTGTTGCAACATTTCTTAGTTTCTATTCTTGTAAATCCTTTTTGCAGAAAAGACTGATAAGTGGATTGGATGGAGATGGAAGTATCTAATTAGCCGAACGTCTCTTGCGAGCACCAGGCAGCACTCGATAATTCAGTTTCAAGCGTTGGCTTCGTTCATAAATCGCCCATTAATTTCTAATTCTGGGGGTCGGCTTTCTCCAATGAAGACGCTGAAACGGGGCAAGACCACCGAGCCGTTTCTGCTAAAATGGCGGCTTGTTCGATTAACCGTTCGGGGCCGGATTGGGCCTCGAGGTCCTGATTTCGCGATGCAAGACAACCTGATTCAAAAATACAACATTCCCGGACCCCGCTACACCAGCTATCCCACGGTGCCGTACTGGGAGCAGGATTCGATCGATCCAGAGAAATGGAAAGCTACAGTCGAGCGGGCATTCATCGAAAGCAATGTCAGCGAGGGGATTAGTCTCTATATTCATCTCCCTTTTTGCGAGAGCCTGTGCACTTTTTGTGGATGTCATAAGCGCATTACCAAGCGGCATGACGTCGAATCACCCTATATCGATGCCTTGTTGAATGAATGGAGCAGCTATCGGCGCCTGTTTTCGACCATGCCTCGAATCAAGGAATTGCACCTCGGCGGTGGCACGCCGACATTCTTTAGTCCCGACAATCTGAAACGGCTGATCGATGGCATCATGCAGCACGCTGCACTGGCTGAGGACTACGAATGGGGACTAGAAGCCCACCCGAATAACACTTCCCGGGAGCACCTTCAAACCTTGTACGACCTGGGATTTCGCCGCTGCAGTTTCGGGGTACAGGACTACGATCCGCTGGTGCAAAAAACCATCAACAGGGTGCAGCCATACGAGCGCGTGCGGCAGGTAACCGACGGGGCCAGGGAAATCGGCTATACCTCGATCAGTCACGATCTGGTATTCGGATTACCACATCAGACGCTAGCGAACGTCATCGACACGATCAACAAAACCAATCAGTTGCTGCCCGACCGACTCGCGTTTTACAGCTATGCCCACGTGCCGTGGATCAAAGGCACAGGCCAGCGTGGGTTCAGCGAGGAAGACCTCCCCAGAGATGAGGCCAAGCGCTCACTGTACGAGGCGGGCAAGCAGCTTTTTTCCGAACTGGGCTACATCGAAATCGGCATGGATCATTTCGCGCTGGAAACCGACAGTCTGTACCAGTCGATGGTAAACAGGACTTTACATCGTAACTTCATGGGATATACAGCGAGTAAAACCCAGCTCATGGTCGGTCTCGGCATGTCAGCGATCGGTGATTCCTGGTATGCCTTTGCGCAAAACGAAAAAACGGTGCCGGAATACGAGACACGCGCCAACCGGGGCGATTTGCCGGTGTTTCGTGGTCACCTGTTAACCGATGAAGACCGTCTGATCCGTCAGCATATTCTCAATATCATGTGCAATTTCGAGACGTCATGGGCAAAGCCGGAGACGCAGTTTTCGCAGCTGGATGAATGCCTGCAAAAGCTCGAGGAAATGAAAAACGACGGCCTGCTGCGGCTGGAGGGCAATAAGCTCGTAGTGCCGGAACCGGCAAGACCCTTCGTCAGAAATATCTGCATGGCCTTCGATCTGCGACTGATGCGCAACGCCCCGGAAACCCGGATCTTCTCGATGACCATATAGAGGCCCGGTCTTTTGCTCCCGATCCAGGGAAATTTATAACCTGCTTAATCTCGGTCAACCCCCCCGGTGGGGCCCTACCCGGCGGGGCTAATTTAGTATCGCGGCCGGGGTACTGACAAGTTAACTTTTTAAATCGAGAAAACTCCAAAATTCTTGTCATTATTAGATCACGACACTTTCCCAAGACGCAAAAGCGCGCATTCTTAGTAGTTGATAAATCTTCGCTGATATCAGATGTCGCCCCAAATTGAATAAATTGTAAATTGCGGCATGCACATTTAATAATCGCTGTGCATGAAATACCGATTTGAATCTGCGCATTCCTCGTTCTCGTACCCTTGTAGGCTGATGGGAAAGTTCAGCTCGATTGTTTGCATACTGTGATGTGTCATGAATTGAATCTGGGATCAACTCTCGATGGGCGACACCATAGCTTCGCAGTTTATCGTTTACTATCTTTCGAGGTTCACCTTGATGCTTCTTCAGTAATCGTTTAAAGAACCGCTTGGCTGTCGCACCATCCCGACGTTTCTGGAGATACACATCAACAACCTCTCCATCCTGGTCAACAGCCCGCCAGAGATAATGTTGTTTACCTTCAATCTTGACGAAAACCTCATCAATGAAAAATGTATCGCCATAATCACGATGTTTTCTCTTTAACCTAGCTGCGTATTTTGGGCAAAATCTATTGCACTACAATCGGATTGCCTCACAAGTAACGGTACTGACAAGTTAACTGCCGTTTAGCGATAATTGCTGAATGAAAAAGTCAAAACAATACAAACGATATCGTTTTCCCGCTGAAATTATTCAATACGCAGTATGGCTCTACTACAGATTCAATCTTAGCCATCGTGATATTGAAGATTTATTAGCTGAGCGCGGGATAAATGTTACCTACGAGGCGATTCGATTATGGTGCAATAAATTCGGATCGATATATGCCACTAGGTTAAGAAAAAAGCATCGAGGCTATGGTGATACCTTCTTCATTGATGAGGTTTTCGTCAAGATTGAAGGTAAACAACATTATCTCTGGCGCGCAGTGGACCAGGATGGTGAAGTCGTTGATGTATTTCTGCAAAAACGACGAGATGGTGCGGATGCAAAGCGATTCTTTAAAACGGCTCTTGAAGATACATCAAGACGGCACTGACAAGTTAACCAATTTCGTGCCTACCGAGTGGGGATTTGATACATCGATATTTCGAAAAAAGGAGTCAATGTAGAGTTTCTAATCCTGTATCCATGCAAAAACACCACTGATTGTGGTATT from Gammaproteobacteria bacterium includes the following:
- a CDS encoding ChaN family lipoprotein yields the protein MSRLTRNLIYSFFLILGGCSHTSPQWDSEAPYPPTRTPEIGDILHTATGHYINQQDLFSSLIRYPLVYVGEQHDNPASHRLQLEILKAMQARYPGQVALGMEMFNSKQQRALNRWVAGELSEKEFLRESRWFENWGTDFELYRELLEFSRDQKIPVIGLNVPKALGRKVSMTPLDKLDHETREKLPEMDMSDPYQRAMIEKIFAVHEAGAPIVESFFRRQTLWDEAMATAVADYMREHPDHHMVIVAGGWHVSYGFGVPRRVHRRLPLPYTLVGGHNLEVPEEKLDQLMDAQIPSFPMRAVDYLVYQEYEVFKPKGVRLGVMLGDRDAQAGLLVTDRVSGSVAAKAGISKGDRLLRFDGVLLEDNFDLIYAVKAKRPGGSATIELKRGDETLVVDAYFGPEQ
- the hemN gene encoding oxygen-independent coproporphyrinogen III oxidase, which translates into the protein MQDNLIQKYNIPGPRYTSYPTVPYWEQDSIDPEKWKATVERAFIESNVSEGISLYIHLPFCESLCTFCGCHKRITKRHDVESPYIDALLNEWSSYRRLFSTMPRIKELHLGGGTPTFFSPDNLKRLIDGIMQHAALAEDYEWGLEAHPNNTSREHLQTLYDLGFRRCSFGVQDYDPLVQKTINRVQPYERVRQVTDGAREIGYTSISHDLVFGLPHQTLANVIDTINKTNQLLPDRLAFYSYAHVPWIKGTGQRGFSEEDLPRDEAKRSLYEAGKQLFSELGYIEIGMDHFALETDSLYQSMVNRTLHRNFMGYTASKTQLMVGLGMSAIGDSWYAFAQNEKTVPEYETRANRGDLPVFRGHLLTDEDRLIRQHILNIMCNFETSWAKPETQFSQLDECLQKLEEMKNDGLLRLEGNKLVVPEPARPFVRNICMAFDLRLMRNAPETRIFSMTI
- a CDS encoding IS6 family transposase; protein product: MKKSKQYKRYRFPAEIIQYAVWLYYRFNLSHRDIEDLLAERGINVTYEAIRLWCNKFGSIYATRLRKKHRGYGDTFFIDEVFVKIEGKQHYLWRAVDQDGEVVDVFLQKRRDGADAKRFFKTALEDTSRRH